In a genomic window of Alcanivorax sp.:
- a CDS encoding aminotransferase class V-fold PLP-dependent enzyme produces MTHPEFPHREDLLYLNHAAVAPWPVRTRDAVAAFADQNCEIGARDYPHWLKVEQRLRERLSTLIGGVSTDEIALLKNTSEGLSVIAQGIDWQAGDQIVISDQEFPSNRIPWEALADQGVDVVTVSLDTPQPEQAVIDSLGPRTRLVSLSAVQYGTGLLMDMAPIGAACRERDILFCVDAIQILGALPFSAEQAKADFVVADGHKWMLGPEGLALFYCRREVQDRLTLRQHGWHMVANAGNYTTTDWQVANNARRFECGSPNMLGAHALEASLSLLEEEGMTQVAAALQDRVQRLIDGLRERGATLLSPTDRQRRAGIVTFSLPGEAPSDTFQRLRQAGVVCAERGGGVRFSPHFYTDYSVIDRALALL; encoded by the coding sequence ATGACTCACCCGGAATTCCCCCATCGCGAGGATCTCTTGTATCTCAACCATGCTGCCGTAGCGCCCTGGCCAGTTCGCACCCGGGATGCGGTAGCCGCATTCGCCGATCAGAACTGCGAAATCGGTGCCCGTGATTACCCCCATTGGCTGAAAGTGGAGCAGCGCCTGCGCGAAAGGTTGTCCACGCTGATTGGCGGGGTCAGCACCGACGAGATCGCCCTGCTGAAAAACACCTCCGAGGGGCTGTCGGTGATTGCCCAGGGCATTGACTGGCAGGCCGGCGACCAGATCGTGATCAGCGATCAGGAGTTCCCCTCCAACCGTATTCCCTGGGAGGCCCTGGCGGATCAGGGCGTGGACGTGGTTACCGTGAGCCTGGATACGCCGCAACCGGAACAGGCGGTGATTGATTCACTGGGGCCGCGAACCCGGCTGGTCTCGTTGTCTGCAGTACAGTACGGCACCGGGCTGCTGATGGACATGGCCCCCATCGGCGCCGCCTGCCGAGAACGGGACATTCTGTTCTGTGTGGATGCCATCCAGATCCTCGGCGCCCTGCCCTTTTCCGCCGAGCAGGCCAAGGCGGACTTTGTAGTGGCCGACGGTCACAAATGGATGCTGGGCCCGGAGGGGCTGGCATTGTTCTATTGCCGCCGGGAAGTGCAGGACAGGCTGACCCTGCGCCAGCACGGCTGGCATATGGTGGCCAATGCGGGTAACTACACCACCACCGACTGGCAAGTGGCCAATAACGCCCGCCGTTTCGAATGCGGCAGCCCCAATATGCTGGGCGCCCATGCCCTGGAGGCATCCCTGTCCCTGCTCGAAGAGGAAGGCATGACCCAGGTGGCGGCAGCCCTGCAAGACCGGGTTCAGCGGCTGATCGACGGTCTGCGGGAACGGGGTGCCACCTTGCTGAGCCCCACGGACCGGCAACGCCGGGCCGGCATTGTCACCTTTTCCCTGCCCGGGGAAGCGCCGTCAGACACCTTCCAACGTTTGCGCCAGGCCGGGGTAGTCTGTGCGGAACGCGGTGGCGGGGTGCGTTTTTCGCCCCATTTCTATACCGACTATTCGGTCATCGACCGGGCCCTGGCCTTGTTGTAA
- the rmuC gene encoding DNA recombination protein RmuC, with the protein MNPNVMLGLAALGGAVFAALLVLLIERRRSAGREAELVAQKQALSEPLAQVPLLREQLETSQRRLQDSESRLQQLASDKARLEERLAGQEEKLTFAEKSREQLKQEFENLSARIFEQRGKQLQEQQQQGLDGMLKPFREQLADFRRRVDQIHSDETRAQASLIEQLGQLRSLNQQMHEDARNLTDALKGQVKTQGNWGEMILERVLESSGLTRGREYETQVTLKDESGQRRLPDAIVHLPENKDVVIDAKVSLVAYERLSSASTSEEREQALRDHLMSLRSHIKGLDIKDYSGLEGIRSLDFVLLFIPIEGAFMVAMEQDSSLYTDAFARNIVLVSPTTLLVTLRTIQNIWRYEYQNRNALDIAARAGKICDQVSLVTESLEDVGDKLAKATSSWEQTRKRLTSGNGNLLRQAHQLKELGAKARRSLPAPAEEEDTEDLQDNSAD; encoded by the coding sequence ATGAATCCGAATGTGATGCTGGGGCTGGCCGCCCTTGGCGGTGCGGTCTTTGCGGCGCTGCTGGTGCTGTTGATCGAGCGCCGTCGTAGCGCTGGCCGGGAAGCGGAGCTGGTGGCCCAGAAGCAGGCGCTGTCCGAACCGCTGGCCCAGGTACCGCTGCTGCGTGAGCAGCTGGAAACCAGCCAGCGCCGGTTGCAGGACAGTGAGTCCCGTCTGCAGCAGCTGGCCTCGGACAAGGCACGGCTGGAAGAGCGGCTGGCCGGCCAGGAAGAAAAACTGACCTTTGCCGAGAAGAGCCGCGAACAGCTCAAGCAGGAATTCGAAAACCTGTCCGCGCGTATTTTCGAACAACGGGGCAAGCAGCTGCAGGAACAGCAGCAGCAGGGGCTGGACGGCATGCTCAAGCCGTTCCGCGAGCAACTGGCGGACTTCCGCCGCCGGGTCGACCAGATCCACAGTGACGAGACCCGCGCCCAGGCCTCCCTGATTGAACAATTGGGCCAGCTGCGCAGCCTCAACCAGCAGATGCACGAGGACGCCCGCAACCTCACCGATGCCCTGAAAGGTCAGGTGAAAACCCAGGGTAATTGGGGGGAAATGATCCTCGAGCGGGTGCTGGAATCCTCCGGGCTGACCCGTGGGCGCGAGTATGAAACCCAGGTCACCCTGAAAGACGAAAGCGGCCAGCGGCGCCTGCCCGATGCCATTGTTCATTTGCCCGAAAACAAGGACGTGGTGATCGACGCCAAGGTCTCCCTGGTGGCCTATGAGCGGTTGTCATCGGCCTCCACCAGTGAAGAACGGGAGCAGGCCCTGCGCGATCACCTGATGTCCCTGCGCAGTCATATCAAGGGGCTGGATATCAAGGATTACAGCGGCCTGGAAGGGATTCGCAGCCTGGACTTCGTGCTGCTATTCATTCCCATCGAAGGTGCCTTCATGGTGGCCATGGAGCAGGATTCCAGCCTCTACACCGATGCCTTCGCCCGCAACATCGTGCTGGTCAGCCCCACCACCTTGCTGGTGACGTTGCGCACCATCCAGAACATCTGGCGCTATGAGTACCAGAACCGCAATGCGCTGGATATCGCCGCCCGTGCCGGAAAAATCTGTGATCAGGTGTCGTTGGTCACGGAATCCCTGGAAGACGTGGGTGACAAGCTTGCCAAGGCAACATCGTCCTGGGAGCAGACTCGCAAACGCCTTACCAGTGGCAATGGTAACCTGCTGCGCCAGGCGCATCAGTTGAAAGAGCTGGGTGCCAAGGCTCGCCGCAGCCTGCCGGCACCGGCAGAGGAAGAAGACACCGAAGACCTGCAGGACAACAGTGCCGACTGA
- a CDS encoding TetR/AcrR family transcriptional regulator: protein MGDLEKATRKAQEFRQRERQILDAALELFLEEGEDRVTVEMIADRVGIGKGTIYKHFETKNEIYLLLMLRYEEDLAEVFQTISGGDDKERLAREYFRFRISDPKRYQLFDRLENKVIKDHALPELVDKLHRIREANFARLTDIVKARIAEGSLEDVDPIYHICSAWALAHGAVALMESPFYQKLIDDKDDFLDFLIEIGIRMGNKGQRGPR from the coding sequence ATGGGTGACCTGGAAAAAGCCACGCGCAAGGCGCAGGAATTTCGTCAACGGGAGCGCCAGATTCTAGATGCAGCCCTGGAGCTTTTCCTGGAAGAGGGCGAAGACCGTGTGACCGTGGAAATGATTGCCGACCGGGTCGGTATCGGCAAGGGCACCATCTACAAGCATTTCGAGACCAAGAACGAGATTTACCTGCTGTTGATGCTCCGCTACGAGGAAGATCTGGCCGAGGTATTCCAGACCATCTCCGGCGGTGATGACAAGGAACGGCTGGCACGGGAATACTTCCGTTTCCGGATCAGCGATCCCAAGCGTTACCAGTTGTTCGATCGCCTTGAGAACAAGGTGATCAAGGACCATGCACTGCCGGAACTGGTGGATAAGCTGCACCGCATTCGCGAAGCCAACTTTGCCCGCCTCACCGACATCGTCAAGGCACGTATTGCCGAAGGGTCACTGGAAGATGTGGACCCGATCTATCACATCTGCTCTGCCTGGGCGCTGGCCCATGGTGCCGTGGCGCTGATGGAATCGCCGTTTTACCAGAAACTGATTGACGACAAGGATGACTTCCTGGATTTCCTTATCGAGATCGGCATTCGCATGGGCAACAAGGGTCAACGGGGGCCACGATGA
- the mltG gene encoding endolytic transglycosylase MltG, whose amino-acid sequence MRKQIRIFGLLVVLVVVAVPLVTAWISSYLHQPLPLTEPRVVEVQRGSGLSQVLYGLKKQGLLGDGYQADFRRLGARIYSSLTDMDGRMHVGEYRLRPGDSLLSLLEKMDRGEVIQRSLTLVEGWNFRELRLRLAAQEGLTHTLDSLTDDQVMEKLGRPDQHPEGWFAPETYFYTRGTSDLTILRRALERQETLLEEAWSQKADDLPIDSPYEALILASIIEKETGVPDERPEIAGVFTNRLRKGMRLQTDPTVIYGMGEAYSGNIRRSDLRRHTPYNTYTISGLPPTPIAMPGEEAIQAAVNPAETESLYFVARGDGSHYFSKTLAQHQKAVREYQLRRREGYRSSPGGSQ is encoded by the coding sequence ATGCGTAAACAAATTCGAATTTTCGGACTGCTGGTTGTGCTGGTGGTGGTGGCCGTTCCTCTGGTAACAGCCTGGATCAGTAGTTACCTGCATCAGCCCTTGCCGCTGACAGAGCCACGAGTCGTCGAGGTTCAGCGTGGTTCGGGGTTAAGCCAGGTTCTATACGGGTTGAAAAAACAGGGTTTGCTGGGTGACGGTTATCAGGCGGATTTTCGCCGTTTGGGTGCGCGTATCTACAGTAGTCTGACCGACATGGACGGGCGTATGCATGTGGGGGAATATCGCTTGCGGCCTGGCGACTCTCTGCTCAGTCTGCTGGAAAAAATGGATCGCGGAGAAGTGATTCAACGCAGCCTGACTCTGGTGGAAGGCTGGAATTTTCGTGAACTGCGCCTGCGGCTGGCTGCTCAGGAAGGCCTGACCCATACCCTGGACAGTCTTACCGATGACCAGGTCATGGAAAAACTGGGTCGCCCGGATCAGCACCCGGAAGGCTGGTTTGCACCGGAAACCTATTTTTATACCCGTGGCACCTCTGACCTGACCATCCTGCGGCGGGCGCTGGAGCGGCAGGAAACGTTGCTGGAGGAGGCCTGGTCACAGAAAGCCGATGATCTGCCCATCGACAGTCCCTACGAAGCGCTGATTCTGGCGTCCATCATTGAAAAGGAAACCGGGGTGCCCGATGAGCGCCCGGAAATTGCCGGCGTTTTTACCAACCGGTTGCGCAAGGGCATGCGCCTGCAGACTGACCCCACGGTGATCTACGGCATGGGTGAGGCTTACAGCGGGAATATTCGTCGTTCCGATCTGCGCCGCCACACCCCCTACAACACCTATACAATTTCCGGCTTGCCGCCCACGCCCATTGCCATGCCTGGGGAGGAAGCCATTCAGGCGGCGGTAAACCCGGCGGAAACCGAGTCCCTGTACTTCGTTGCCCGGGGGGATGGCAGCCATTACTTCTCCAAAACCCTGGCCCAGCATCAGAAAGCGGTGCGCGAGTATCAGCTACGCCGCCGCGAAGGCTATCGTTCCTCACCGGGGGGCTCACAGTGA
- a CDS encoding TatD family hydrolase produces the protein MSDVAFVDSHCHLDRLNLDAHNGDFDAMMAATAEAGVSHMLCIGVDLESFPDVQALAEQHDHVYASVGVHPLYKESREPQVGELVERAAHPKVVAIGETGLDYFYAKEQRDWQQRYFVAHIQAARETGLPLVIHTRGAKDDTLALLREHGQGQVRGVLHCFTEDLDMAQQAIDLGFYISISGIITFRNAETLRDTVKALPLERLLIETDSPWLAPVPFRGKPNEPRYVAQVAECVAELKGVGVDELARITRDNFFTLFNKAQP, from the coding sequence ATGTCTGATGTCGCTTTTGTGGATTCCCACTGCCACCTGGATCGCCTCAATCTGGACGCCCATAACGGGGACTTTGATGCCATGATGGCCGCCACCGCCGAGGCGGGCGTCAGCCACATGTTGTGCATTGGCGTGGATCTGGAAAGCTTTCCCGATGTGCAGGCACTGGCCGAGCAGCATGATCATGTTTACGCCAGTGTTGGCGTGCATCCGCTCTACAAGGAATCCCGTGAACCCCAGGTCGGTGAGCTGGTGGAAAGGGCGGCGCACCCCAAGGTGGTGGCGATTGGTGAAACCGGACTGGATTACTTCTACGCCAAAGAACAGCGGGACTGGCAGCAACGTTATTTTGTCGCTCATATTCAGGCGGCGCGTGAGACCGGCTTGCCGCTGGTGATCCATACCCGTGGCGCCAAGGACGATACCCTGGCGCTGCTGCGGGAACATGGCCAGGGGCAGGTGCGCGGTGTACTGCATTGCTTTACCGAAGACCTGGATATGGCGCAGCAAGCTATCGACCTGGGGTTCTATATTTCCATCTCCGGCATTATCACTTTCCGCAATGCTGAGACCCTGCGCGACACCGTCAAAGCCCTGCCGCTGGAGCGTCTGCTGATCGAAACCGATTCCCCCTGGCTGGCGCCGGTACCGTTCCGGGGCAAGCCCAACGAGCCCCGCTATGTGGCCCAGGTGGCCGAGTGTGTGGCGGAACTCAAGGGCGTCGGCGTGGACGAACTGGCGCGCATTACCCGCGACAATTTCTTTACTCTCTTCAACAAGGCGCAACCATGA
- a CDS encoding serine protease yields the protein MYRLMVALLLGAGLVQTVSALEAQPRVIGGQDVTQVRPWMAEVEISRSGNPDFAATLCGGTLIAPRWVLTAAHCVENVEADMLFVSLGSVNRTTTQAPEQLAVTELQVHPSYNATHFHNDLALLKLAAPSRFTPLDMAKPHIVTELAAGSHDEALEVLGWGSTSPDGHALTETLQKVDLDYVSPDYCASQWSNITGNQICAGEMNPQGQKQDSCRGDSGGPLVYRKDGHQWLVGVTSYGHKTCATDGVPAVYSRVDRYLPWLEETTSGGLVDLQTEGLNGDKYRNTSSAVTLYPRIANTSTRNDAYNVGLRIEHQPGLSVSVPGMSCRSYTGYTDCRSSLFLALGQTSASYAMTLKASTRWADQIRVSPISDSHDYFSLRSESFNLVFSNEPDVVLSLTTNRGSDGHVRVDALVRNVATHQSAARVRVGFSLPSGWQTVELPENCSGSRSVQCGLGDLAPGQSAAQKLLLSGDGYDPMTVQVWTDNGDFPAGDAKAYTRPAQARSASSGGSATPESGGGGGGGGGSLSFLGLLGLALVAARRLHQ from the coding sequence ATGTATCGTTTGATGGTGGCCCTGCTACTGGGGGCAGGTCTGGTTCAGACGGTATCGGCGTTGGAAGCCCAACCCCGGGTGATCGGGGGACAGGATGTCACACAGGTACGGCCGTGGATGGCCGAGGTGGAAATCAGTCGGTCCGGCAATCCCGATTTTGCGGCGACGCTGTGTGGTGGCACCCTGATTGCCCCCCGATGGGTGCTGACCGCCGCCCACTGTGTGGAAAATGTCGAGGCAGACATGTTGTTCGTCTCCCTGGGCAGCGTTAACCGCACTACCACGCAAGCCCCGGAGCAACTGGCAGTCACCGAACTGCAGGTGCACCCCTCTTACAACGCCACCCACTTCCACAATGATCTGGCACTGCTCAAGCTGGCGGCGCCGAGCCGGTTCACACCGCTGGATATGGCCAAGCCCCATATCGTGACCGAGCTGGCGGCGGGCAGCCACGATGAAGCCCTGGAAGTGCTGGGTTGGGGCTCCACCAGCCCCGATGGCCATGCCCTGACCGAGACCCTGCAAAAAGTGGATCTGGATTATGTCTCGCCAGACTACTGCGCCAGCCAGTGGAGCAATATCACCGGCAACCAGATCTGTGCCGGCGAGATGAATCCCCAGGGCCAGAAGCAGGATTCCTGCCGGGGCGACAGCGGTGGGCCACTGGTTTACCGCAAGGATGGCCACCAGTGGTTGGTGGGGGTGACCAGCTACGGTCATAAAACCTGCGCCACCGATGGGGTGCCGGCGGTTTACAGCCGTGTGGATCGTTATCTGCCGTGGTTGGAAGAGACCACCTCCGGCGGGCTGGTGGATCTGCAGACCGAAGGCCTGAACGGTGACAAGTACCGCAACACCTCCAGTGCGGTAACCCTGTACCCACGCATTGCCAACACCAGTACCCGTAACGACGCCTACAATGTGGGCCTGCGTATTGAGCATCAACCCGGTCTGTCCGTATCGGTTCCGGGGATGTCGTGCCGAAGCTATACGGGCTACACCGACTGTCGAAGCAGTCTCTTCCTGGCTCTGGGGCAGACCAGCGCCAGCTATGCCATGACTCTGAAAGCGTCCACACGATGGGCAGACCAGATACGGGTGAGTCCGATCAGCGACTCCCACGATTACTTCAGCCTGCGTAGCGAGTCATTCAATCTGGTATTCAGCAATGAGCCGGATGTGGTGCTCAGCCTGACCACCAACCGGGGGAGCGATGGTCATGTGCGTGTCGATGCCCTGGTACGTAATGTGGCCACGCACCAGAGTGCGGCCCGGGTAAGGGTGGGCTTCTCGCTGCCCAGTGGTTGGCAGACCGTGGAGTTACCGGAAAACTGCAGTGGCAGTCGCAGTGTCCAGTGCGGTCTGGGGGACCTGGCACCCGGTCAGTCGGCGGCGCAGAAACTGCTGCTCTCCGGTGACGGCTATGATCCCATGACCGTGCAGGTGTGGACGGATAATGGGGATTTCCCCGCCGGCGATGCCAAGGCGTACACCCGACCCGCCCAGGCGCGCAGCGCCAGCAGTGGAGGTAGTGCCACGCCAGAGAGTGGCGGCGGTGGTGGCGGTGGGGGTGGCAGCCTGTCGTTTCTGGGACTGCTGGGGCTAGCTCTGGTTGCCGCTCGACGGCTCCACCAGTGA
- the fabF gene encoding beta-ketoacyl-ACP synthase II: MTSRRVVITGLGMLTPLGADVASTWEGIKAGKSGIRNIEHFDTESFSTRFAGLVPEFDIADYLSPKDARKMDVFIQYGLVAAIQAIRDAGLDMDKEDGDRVGAAFGSGIGGLTNIEDNHRKLLDSGPRKLSPFFVPGTIINMIAGNLAIMYGMKGPNFATVTACTTGTHNIGFAAQQIMLGQADVMVAGGAEKGSTPLGMGGFAAARALSTRNDDPQGASRPWDKGRDGFVLADGAGAVVLEDYEHAKARGATIYAELAGFGMSDDAYHITAPAEGGVGAMKAMENALRNAGVSADQVDYINAHGTSTQMGDLAEIAAIKSLFGAHAEKLAVSSTKSMVGHLLGAAGAVEAIFSILAIRDSIAPPTINLHDPDEGCDLNLVANTAQQRNIDYALSNSFGFGGTNGTLLFKKV, translated from the coding sequence GTGACGTCACGGCGAGTAGTGATCACAGGTCTGGGAATGTTGACGCCGCTGGGAGCGGATGTGGCTTCCACCTGGGAAGGTATCAAGGCGGGGAAGAGTGGTATCCGTAACATTGAGCATTTCGATACCGAGTCTTTTTCCACACGTTTTGCCGGCCTGGTACCGGAATTCGACATTGCCGATTACCTGTCCCCGAAAGACGCCCGCAAGATGGATGTCTTTATTCAGTACGGCCTGGTGGCGGCGATTCAGGCCATCCGCGATGCCGGCCTGGATATGGACAAGGAAGACGGTGACCGGGTGGGTGCGGCGTTTGGCTCCGGCATCGGTGGCCTGACCAACATTGAAGACAACCACCGCAAGCTGCTGGATTCCGGCCCGCGCAAGTTGTCCCCGTTCTTTGTGCCGGGCACCATCATCAACATGATTGCCGGCAATCTGGCCATCATGTACGGCATGAAGGGTCCCAATTTCGCCACCGTGACTGCCTGCACCACCGGCACCCATAACATTGGCTTTGCCGCCCAGCAGATCATGCTGGGCCAGGCGGACGTGATGGTGGCCGGTGGCGCCGAAAAAGGCTCCACGCCACTGGGCATGGGTGGCTTTGCCGCAGCGCGGGCACTGTCTACCCGCAATGATGATCCCCAGGGTGCCAGCCGTCCCTGGGACAAGGGTCGTGATGGTTTTGTGCTGGCCGACGGTGCTGGTGCGGTAGTGCTGGAAGATTACGAGCATGCCAAGGCCCGTGGCGCCACCATCTATGCGGAGCTGGCCGGTTTCGGCATGAGCGATGATGCCTATCACATCACCGCACCCGCAGAAGGCGGCGTGGGCGCCATGAAAGCCATGGAAAATGCCCTGCGCAATGCCGGGGTTTCCGCTGATCAGGTGGACTATATCAATGCCCATGGCACGTCTACCCAGATGGGCGATCTGGCAGAAATTGCCGCCATCAAATCCCTGTTTGGTGCACATGCCGAGAAATTGGCGGTGAGCTCCACTAAATCCATGGTCGGTCACCTGCTGGGTGCGGCCGGTGCGGTGGAAGCAATCTTCTCCATCCTTGCCATTCGTGATTCCATCGCGCCGCCCACCATCAACCTGCATGATCCGGACGAAGGCTGCGATCTGAACCTGGTGGCCAATACGGCCCAACAGCGGAACATCGACTATGCCCTGTCCAACTCCTTCGGTTTCGGTGGTACCAACGGAACCCTGCTGTTCAAGAAGGTGTGA
- a CDS encoding PilZ domain-containing protein, with amino-acid sequence MKMPGGRSGILSLSIKDKAVLYSAYMPFITNGGLFIPTDKQYKLGEEIFLLLNIMDEPDKIPVAGKVVWITPKGAQGNRSAGIGVQFSDQDDTARVTIENHLAGSLESDRPTHTM; translated from the coding sequence ATGAAAATGCCCGGCGGCCGCAGCGGCATCCTGTCGCTTTCCATCAAGGACAAGGCGGTACTGTATTCCGCTTACATGCCCTTCATCACCAATGGCGGCCTGTTCATCCCCACCGACAAGCAATACAAGCTGGGTGAGGAAATCTTCCTGTTGCTCAACATCATGGATGAGCCGGACAAGATCCCGGTGGCTGGCAAGGTGGTCTGGATCACACCGAAAGGGGCCCAGGGCAATCGCAGCGCCGGTATCGGCGTGCAGTTCTCCGACCAGGACGACACCGCCCGGGTCACCATTGAAAACCACCTGGCCGGCTCTCTGGAATCCGACCGTCCGACACATACGATGTAG
- a CDS encoding DNA polymerase III subunit delta', with protein MVVERARIQVPCPWHQDTMAQLLDQHQQGRLPHALLITGAKGIGKLRLAESLAQTLLCDKPAGGLPCGQCQGCQLSTAGTHPDLHRLSPEDKSKVIKIDQVRKLVGFATRTAQYSGYRVAIVAPAEALNRNAQNALLKTLEEPGGQTLLLLVCDQPTLLLPTIRSRCQQRILPLPPQEQALEWLQSQVGESARSLLDAAQGAPLRALALEQAEWFADRARLLEVLVSVAEGRQSVSQASPMLSKHDPTEMAGVIYGWLSRCLNQAYSGQQSADPSLAPLLTRLSRAVPPARLLRAAQRILEGRRALMSGANPNKDLLYEQWLLVLVGVDAAAAAH; from the coding sequence ATGGTCGTAGAGCGCGCACGTATCCAGGTACCGTGTCCCTGGCATCAGGACACTATGGCCCAGCTGTTGGATCAGCATCAGCAGGGGCGCCTTCCCCATGCGTTGCTGATCACTGGCGCGAAAGGGATCGGCAAGCTGCGGCTGGCAGAGTCACTGGCGCAGACATTGCTGTGTGACAAACCTGCCGGTGGTCTGCCCTGTGGTCAGTGTCAGGGCTGCCAGTTGAGTACCGCAGGCACCCACCCGGACCTGCACCGGCTCAGCCCGGAAGACAAGAGCAAGGTCATCAAGATTGATCAGGTGCGCAAGCTGGTGGGCTTTGCCACCCGCACCGCTCAGTACAGCGGCTACCGGGTGGCGATTGTGGCGCCGGCGGAGGCGCTCAACCGCAACGCCCAGAATGCCCTGCTCAAGACCCTGGAAGAGCCCGGTGGCCAGACGTTGCTGCTGCTGGTCTGCGATCAGCCGACCCTGTTGCTGCCCACCATTCGTAGCCGTTGTCAGCAGCGTATCCTGCCGCTGCCGCCCCAGGAGCAGGCACTGGAGTGGTTACAGAGCCAGGTAGGGGAGAGTGCCCGCTCGCTGCTGGATGCGGCCCAGGGGGCGCCTCTGCGAGCCCTGGCCCTGGAGCAGGCCGAGTGGTTTGCCGACCGGGCCCGTTTGCTGGAAGTGCTGGTCTCAGTGGCGGAAGGGCGTCAGTCCGTGTCCCAGGCCTCACCGATGCTGTCAAAGCATGATCCAACGGAAATGGCCGGGGTGATCTATGGCTGGCTGTCCCGCTGCCTGAATCAGGCCTATTCCGGGCAGCAAAGCGCGGACCCGTCACTGGCGCCCTTGCTGACCCGATTGTCCCGGGCGGTACCGCCGGCCCGCCTGTTGCGCGCTGCCCAGCGGATCCTGGAAGGGCGACGGGCATTGATGTCCGGCGCCAACCCCAACAAGGACCTGCTCTACGAACAGTGGTTGCTGGTGCTGGTGGGCGTTGACGCTGCGGCGGCAGCCCACTAA
- the pabC gene encoding aminodeoxychorismate lyase, translated as MLNPRDRGLAYGDGLFETLRVTADGAVPLWPGHHRRLQHGARVLGLPSLPESRYLSVVEEGVAALGGKPGVVKLTLTRGPGGRGYLPPSNPQPTLLWQAGALPVWSDQLREQGIVLGLCDEPLHPESLAGLKHLNRLPQVQARREVARQGWHEGLLLSPRRQPLEATAMNLFARFEAYWWTPDLQAARAGVAGVMREWLREHLTGRGEKVVCDLRPLSQLHGAQGLFLCNSVVGVLPVRKLAQWQWPVPDSVLQLQRSADALFLSR; from the coding sequence ATGCTCAATCCCCGTGATCGCGGACTGGCCTATGGCGACGGGCTGTTTGAAACCCTGAGGGTGACGGCGGATGGTGCGGTGCCTCTTTGGCCTGGGCATCACCGGCGTTTGCAGCACGGTGCCCGGGTGCTGGGCCTGCCATCCCTGCCGGAAAGCCGTTATCTGTCGGTTGTTGAAGAGGGGGTTGCTGCTCTGGGTGGCAAGCCCGGTGTGGTCAAACTCACCCTGACCCGGGGGCCGGGGGGGCGTGGTTACCTGCCTCCCTCGAACCCACAGCCAACCTTGCTATGGCAGGCGGGGGCGCTGCCGGTCTGGTCCGATCAGCTCCGAGAGCAGGGCATTGTGCTGGGCCTGTGTGATGAGCCATTGCACCCGGAGTCCCTGGCCGGGCTCAAACATCTCAATCGTCTTCCCCAGGTACAGGCCCGCCGTGAGGTGGCTCGTCAGGGCTGGCACGAAGGGCTGTTGCTTAGCCCTCGCCGACAACCCCTGGAGGCCACGGCCATGAATCTGTTTGCCCGGTTTGAGGCCTACTGGTGGACGCCGGACCTGCAGGCGGCCCGTGCTGGTGTGGCCGGGGTGATGCGTGAGTGGCTCCGTGAGCACTTGACCGGGCGGGGAGAGAAGGTGGTCTGTGATCTGCGACCGCTGTCACAGCTCCACGGCGCTCAGGGGCTGTTTCTGTGCAACAGTGTTGTCGGCGTGCTACCGGTGCGTAAACTGGCGCAATGGCAGTGGCCGGTACCGGATTCCGTGCTGCAATTGCAGCGCTCTGCAGATGCCCTTTTTCTGTCACGTTAA
- the tmk gene encoding dTMP kinase encodes MKGRFITLEGGEGAGKSSNLDWLAGQLREAGKTVLVTREPGGTPLAESIRNVLLAPTDERMADDTELLLVFAARAQHLAEKIRPALERGDWVLSDRFVDATWAYQGAGRGLNRDAIARLEQLVVRDTQPDMTLLFDVPVEVGMARAGKRAALDRIEQEDRAFFERIRQCYQQRAGNEPGRFRVLDASCDLEQVRAQLQPLLEEMLTWS; translated from the coding sequence GTGAAGGGCCGTTTCATCACCCTGGAAGGCGGCGAAGGCGCCGGCAAGAGCAGTAATCTGGACTGGCTTGCCGGTCAGTTGCGTGAGGCCGGCAAGACCGTGCTGGTGACCCGCGAACCGGGCGGTACCCCGTTGGCGGAATCCATCCGCAATGTGCTGCTGGCGCCTACCGATGAAAGAATGGCGGATGACACCGAGTTGCTGCTGGTGTTCGCTGCCCGAGCCCAGCACCTGGCAGAAAAAATCCGTCCGGCCCTGGAGCGGGGCGACTGGGTGCTCAGCGACCGGTTTGTGGATGCCACCTGGGCCTATCAGGGGGCAGGGCGAGGCCTCAATCGCGATGCCATCGCCCGTCTGGAGCAGCTGGTGGTACGCGATACCCAACCCGACATGACGCTGCTGTTTGATGTGCCGGTGGAGGTGGGCATGGCCCGTGCCGGCAAACGGGCGGCGCTGGACCGCATTGAGCAGGAAGACCGGGCGTTCTTCGAGCGGATTCGCCAGTGTTATCAGCAGCGGGCCGGCAACGAGCCGGGCCGCTTTCGGGTGCTGGATGCCTCATGCGATCTGGAGCAGGTCCGTGCCCAGCTACAGCCACTGCTGGAGGAAATGCTCACATGGTCGTAG